From a single Lytechinus pictus isolate F3 Inbred unplaced genomic scaffold, Lp3.0 scaffold_19, whole genome shotgun sequence genomic region:
- the LOC129260036 gene encoding somatostatin receptor type 5-like, with protein sequence MSFPPLEISISTDDLSNGEMQCTEVLNLTKEDDAESYGYSRGETFYVTAFLPLVLTLGVLDNSAFIYVVFRVPRMQTSINCYLLNLAVADIVFLLSGIGEKIWRFRGSPILGDDNPLGQGGCVWVYLVMDTAYFASLCFVSLVSIDRYCAVCRPRQRYVQCKPKTTMLTVGSWLTSMCLSSALIPSNTNLTQVCLVHSDSGVFVDWPTRWGICTPTKPWMKAYANGMQTIPFFSTLIVNVTMFVLIVRGLNQSIERLQSHSEGEAEVDTHMRDRIARMLVINGVAFFVCLAPFEIISFADMISSVRGDGYPLSSDAQAGLLYFSRSLAYINCVINPIIYTVMSHRYRLAFKQAFHLGAAASPVCTSTATKFVGSTTNEYLRVSLDTRV encoded by the coding sequence ATGAGTTTTCCACCTCTTGAAATCAGCATATCAACTGATGATCTATCGAATGGTGAGATGCAATGTACAGAGGTGCTCAATCTAACCAAGGAAGATGATGCCGAGTCGTACGGCTATAGTCGAGGAGAGACGTTCTACGTAACTGCCTTTCTCCCACTGGTTCTGACCTTAGGAGTTCTTGATAACTCAGCCTTTATTTATGTAGTGTTCCGCGTACCTCGAATGCAGACCTCCATCAACTGCTACCTTCTAAACCTAGCAGTGGCGGATATCGTCTTTCTGCTATCAGGTATCGGAGAGAAGATCTGGCGGTTTCGCGGTTCCCCGATCCTTGGTGATGATAACCCGCTCGGACAAGGGGGATGCGTGTGGGTTTATCTTGTCATGGATACAGCTTACTTCGCTTCACTTTGTTTCGTAAGTTTGGTGTCGATTGATCGATACTGTGCCGTCTGCAGACCTCGTCAACGGTACGTTCAATGCAAACCGAAGACTACTATGTTGACCGTTGGATCATGGTTGACATCTATGTGCCTTTCCTCAGCACTCATCCCATCCAATACGAATTTAACTCAAGTATGTTTGGTGCATTCAGATAGTGGCGTCTTTGTGGACTGGCCAACACGGTGGGGCATATGCACACCTACAAAGCCATGGATGAAAGCGTATGCGAACGGCATGCAGACGATTCCGTTTTTCTCCACGCTCATTGTCAATGTCACCATGTTCGTATTGATTGTTCGAGGTCTAAATCAATCCATAGAGCGTTTGCAGTCACACTCTGAAGGGGAGGCTGAGGTCGATACCCATATGCGTGATCGAATAGCACGAATGCTTGTCATCAACGGTGTCGCGTTCTTCGTGTGTCTCGCACCTTTTGAAATCATCTCCTTCGCAGATATGATATCGAGTGTAAGAGGTGATGGGTACCCACTGTCCAGCGATGCCCAGGCCGGACTTCTCTACTTTAGTCGTTCTCTAGCCTATATCAATTGTGTTATCAATCCCATCATATACACAGTGATGAGCCATCGTTATAGACTGGCCTTCAAGCAAGCGTTTCACCTAGGTGCTGCAGCAAGTCCGGTGTGCACATCAACAGCAACCAAGTTCGTTGGAAGCACGACTAATGAGTACCTTCGGGTCTCCCTTGATACCAGAGTCTAG